The following coding sequences are from one Virgibacillus necropolis window:
- a CDS encoding transglycosylase domain-containing protein encodes MNMDMDKIKKLINDSYQKIKTQWNEGKIQRTSRVTYDVTWNIILFFIIIGVVGLFFAGGVGAGYFASLVKDEPIRSYESMEADIYNYEETSTLYFAENKYFGDIRSNIMREEVKLENVSDTLIQAVIATEDRNFKEHEGVVPKAILRAIVQEATNAAVKTGGSTLTQQLIKNQILTNEVSFERKAKEILLALRLERFFDKEEILEAYLNIVPYGREASGRNIAGIQTAAQGIFGIDAKDLNLPQAAYLAGLPQSPSYYTPFKNSGGLKDPGALKPGLNRMGTVLNRMYEAEYITKEEYEKALKYDIVADFNLESETPMDQYQYLMYEAEKRAKKILAKQIASEDGYTLEDLQNDEKLNEEYMILADRALRKNGYEVHTTIDKEIYVAHQEIIKNYKNYGPDRTYSVTDEETGEEVKVVEPVQVAGMLIDNNTGKIISFIGGRGYSPENTFNYATEAKRSNGSTMKPLLDYAPAFETGILQPGTPLADVRTYYGKYSPDNYSGSFNGIVSARKALAESFNVPAIAVYNKLMNKGIGQEYIEKMGISTIKDAEYSNLVLGIGATTRGVTIEENINAYNTFANGGEFVDGYMIDKITTNDGKVIYEHKTKPVKVFSPQTAYLTLDVLRDVLDYGTATYLQSQLNTASSVDWAGKSGTSENWHDYWFIGTNPNITMGTWIGYDTPSPLNNCDNCAPYNERNMKLWAKLVNKATEINPELMAPEANFERPDGIVERSYCAISGKLPSDLCSKAGLVYSDLFNAKYVPTETDDSLITGSYVLVDGKAVVAGPKTPQEFVNGNGLTFNPEFLKKNNYDRLNDLTKLFPAKDRAKWERIGVPSGEVGSTIADDGKAPATPSSIKKSGGNLTWNDSSSKDVVGYRIYRASKPDGAFSLIGNTTSTSFGVSDGNAVYRIKAVDYFGMESTASEGVVVGDLSKPEPDPKPEPKPEPDPKPEPKPEPKPKPDPKPDEPKDPNEPKKPEDKEDPPTDPGDGPVTPPVEPPAQGDGDTEVKKDPDKNKEE; translated from the coding sequence ATGAATATGGATATGGATAAAATAAAAAAACTAATAAATGATTCCTATCAAAAGATAAAAACCCAGTGGAATGAAGGTAAAATTCAGCGCACGTCGCGGGTTACATATGATGTCACATGGAACATTATTTTGTTCTTTATTATTATAGGTGTTGTTGGTTTATTTTTTGCAGGTGGTGTCGGCGCAGGATACTTTGCTTCCTTAGTAAAGGATGAACCGATACGAAGCTACGAAAGCATGGAAGCGGATATTTACAACTATGAAGAAACATCGACATTATATTTTGCAGAAAATAAATACTTTGGTGATATAAGATCCAATATTATGCGTGAAGAGGTGAAACTTGAGAATGTTTCAGATACACTGATTCAGGCAGTTATAGCGACAGAAGATCGTAACTTTAAAGAACATGAAGGTGTAGTGCCTAAAGCGATTTTACGTGCGATTGTTCAAGAAGCAACAAATGCTGCTGTTAAAACTGGTGGTAGTACATTAACACAGCAGTTGATTAAGAACCAGATCTTAACAAACGAGGTATCTTTTGAACGAAAGGCAAAAGAAATTTTACTTGCATTGCGATTAGAACGATTCTTTGATAAAGAGGAAATTTTAGAAGCATACCTTAATATTGTACCTTATGGTAGAGAAGCATCTGGAAGAAACATTGCAGGAATTCAGACGGCAGCACAAGGAATTTTTGGTATAGACGCAAAAGATTTAAACCTTCCACAAGCAGCCTACTTAGCTGGACTTCCGCAAAGTCCATCCTATTATACGCCATTTAAAAACAGTGGTGGATTAAAGGATCCAGGAGCACTTAAGCCTGGACTAAACCGAATGGGAACAGTATTAAATCGTATGTATGAAGCCGAATATATTACAAAGGAAGAGTATGAAAAAGCTTTAAAATACGATATTGTAGCTGATTTTAACCTTGAATCGGAAACGCCAATGGACCAATACCAATATCTTATGTACGAAGCAGAAAAACGGGCAAAGAAAATACTTGCTAAACAAATTGCTTCAGAAGATGGATATACGCTAGAAGATTTACAAAATGATGAAAAACTAAATGAAGAATACATGATTCTTGCAGATCGAGCACTACGTAAAAATGGTTATGAGGTTCATACAACCATCGATAAAGAAATCTATGTAGCACATCAGGAAATCATTAAAAACTATAAAAATTATGGCCCTGATAGAACATATTCCGTTACAGACGAAGAAACTGGTGAAGAGGTAAAAGTTGTTGAACCGGTTCAGGTAGCTGGAATGTTAATTGATAATAATACGGGGAAAATTATTAGTTTCATCGGTGGTCGCGGCTACTCACCTGAAAATACCTTCAACTATGCGACTGAAGCAAAACGTTCGAATGGTAGTACGATGAAACCATTACTTGATTACGCTCCTGCTTTTGAAACAGGCATACTACAGCCTGGGACTCCTTTAGCAGATGTAAGAACGTATTATGGTAAATACTCACCCGATAACTATTCTGGTAGCTTTAATGGTATTGTTTCTGCGCGAAAAGCTCTTGCAGAATCGTTTAACGTACCCGCTATAGCAGTATATAATAAACTAATGAACAAGGGTATTGGTCAAGAATATATTGAAAAAATGGGTATCTCAACAATTAAGGATGCAGAATATAGCAATCTTGTACTAGGTATCGGCGCTACAACACGCGGAGTTACTATTGAAGAGAACATCAATGCCTATAACACATTTGCCAATGGCGGTGAGTTTGTCGATGGCTATATGATTGATAAAATAACCACAAATGACGGTAAAGTAATTTATGAACATAAAACAAAGCCAGTTAAGGTGTTCTCGCCACAAACAGCCTATTTAACGTTGGATGTGTTGCGTGATGTACTTGATTATGGTACTGCTACCTATTTACAATCACAGTTGAACACTGCATCATCTGTTGATTGGGCTGGAAAGTCTGGTACTTCAGAGAACTGGCATGATTACTGGTTTATTGGAACAAATCCAAATATAACAATGGGAACTTGGATTGGCTATGATACACCATCCCCCCTCAACAACTGTGATAATTGTGCGCCTTACAACGAGCGAAACATGAAGCTATGGGCAAAGCTAGTTAACAAAGCAACAGAAATTAATCCTGAGTTAATGGCTCCAGAAGCTAATTTTGAACGTCCAGATGGAATTGTAGAAAGAAGTTATTGTGCAATATCTGGAAAGCTTCCATCAGACCTTTGTAGTAAAGCAGGGCTTGTGTACAGTGATTTATTTAATGCAAAATACGTACCAACCGAAACGGATGATAGTTTAATTACTGGGTCATATGTACTTGTAGATGGTAAAGCAGTTGTCGCTGGACCTAAAACACCACAAGAATTCGTAAATGGCAATGGGTTAACATTTAATCCTGAATTCTTAAAGAAAAACAATTATGATAGGCTAAATGATTTAACGAAGCTATTCCCAGCAAAAGATCGTGCGAAATGGGAAAGAATTGGTGTACCGAGTGGTGAGGTTGGTTCGACTATCGCGGATGACGGTAAAGCACCTGCAACTCCGTCTTCCATTAAAAAGTCTGGTGGCAATCTAACTTGGAATGACTCAAGTAGTAAAGATGTGGTTGGTTATCGCATCTACCGTGCATCAAAGCCAGATGGCGCATTTTCATTAATCGGAAATACAACGTCAACTAGCTTTGGCGTAAGTGATGGCAATGCGGTATATCGTATAAAAGCAGTAGACTACTTTGGCATGGAGTCAACGGCTTCAGAAGGAGTTGTGGTAGGAGACCTCTCTAAACCAGAACCAGATCCAAAGCCAGAGCCGAAACCTGAGCCAGATCCTAAACCGGAACCTAAACCAGAGCCTAAACCTAAACCTGATCCTAAGCCTGATGAACCAAAAGACCCGAATGAACCTAAAAAGCCAGAGGATAAAGAAGACCCACCTACTGATCCAGGAGATGGACCAGTAACACCTCCAGTAGAACCACCAGCGCAAGGCGATGGTGATACTGAGGTTAAAAAAGACCCCGATAAAAATAAAGAAGAATAG
- the motP gene encoding flagellar motor protein MotP → MRKRDILTPIGITLGFIMIMMAILTNSGTEGFISFLDVASIFIVIGGLVASLLINFKMEQIKLTIKVMKEAFYQDNQRLPELIQLFIKLSERARREGILALENELDNVDDPFIKKGILLAVDGIEPKVISDIMNAEITAMEDRHYKGRIILEKSGEYAPAWGMIGTLIGLVLMLNSLQDPSSLGPSMAVALLTTLYGTVLANLVFIPMTNKLEIKTEEEVFIKQIIIEGVIGVQSGQNPRILEEKLSAFLSEEVKKSDVSGKESTPVEESINEA, encoded by the coding sequence ATGAGAAAAAGAGATATTTTAACTCCAATCGGCATAACATTAGGATTTATCATGATAATGATGGCCATCTTAACAAATAGCGGAACTGAAGGATTTATTTCGTTCCTTGATGTAGCATCTATTTTTATTGTAATTGGTGGTCTTGTTGCATCTCTATTGATTAATTTTAAGATGGAACAAATTAAATTAACAATAAAAGTTATGAAAGAAGCTTTTTATCAAGATAATCAGCGACTTCCAGAACTTATTCAATTATTTATAAAATTATCAGAGCGTGCTAGAAGAGAAGGTATTCTGGCGCTTGAGAACGAGTTAGACAATGTTGATGACCCTTTTATAAAAAAAGGAATATTACTAGCTGTTGACGGAATTGAGCCTAAAGTAATTAGTGATATCATGAATGCTGAAATTACGGCAATGGAAGATAGACATTATAAAGGACGGATAATTTTAGAAAAATCGGGGGAGTATGCACCAGCATGGGGAATGATTGGAACACTAATAGGTTTAGTCCTTATGTTGAACAGTTTACAAGACCCTAGTTCACTTGGCCCTAGTATGGCAGTAGCATTACTAACAACGTTATATGGTACAGTTTTAGCGAATCTAGTATTCATCCCAATGACAAATAAATTGGAAATAAAAACAGAAGAAGAAGTATTTATAAAACAAATTATTATTGAAGGTGTTATCGGGGTTCAGTCTGGGCAGAACCCTCGGATACTTGAAGAAAAATTAAGTGCTTTCTTATCCGAAGAAGTTAAAAAAAGTGATGTAAGTGGAAAAGAATCCACACCAGTGGAGGAGAGCATAAATGAAGCGTAG
- a CDS encoding acetoin utilization protein AcuC gives MTCNASFIFSDAMLQYHFHADHPFNQKRVILAKDLLVASKVLSNDEIVSPRKATAEELLLFHDPEYIQAIQKASTGLLKKNEGLEFGIGTEDTPVFENMHDASSYLVGGTLTAVDNVLEGKVDHALNLGGGLHHGFKRRASGFCIYNDGAVAIKYIREKYDLKVLYVDTDAHHGDGVQWAFYEDPNVCTFSIHETGRYLFPGTGNINERGVKEGHGYSFNLPIDAFTEDESFLQLYEAAFREIADYFQPDIIVTQNGADAHCYDPLTHLCGTMNIYEKIPTLAHELAHQYCGGKWIALGGGGYDTWRVVPRAWAQVWNVMKSGDHLVGSLPKEWITKWQPESPVELPTSWQDSKSIVPTIPRKEEINEKNYKMLLSTLKYTKKARR, from the coding sequence ATGACTTGCAATGCTTCATTTATTTTTTCAGATGCCATGCTACAGTATCATTTTCATGCGGATCATCCATTTAATCAAAAACGTGTTATTCTTGCAAAGGATTTACTAGTTGCATCAAAAGTATTAAGCAATGATGAAATTGTTTCTCCCCGAAAGGCCACGGCGGAAGAACTATTATTGTTTCATGATCCGGAATACATACAGGCTATACAAAAAGCTAGTACTGGTCTCCTCAAAAAAAATGAAGGACTGGAATTCGGAATTGGCACGGAAGATACCCCTGTTTTCGAAAATATGCACGATGCATCAAGTTATTTAGTTGGTGGTACGTTAACAGCTGTTGATAATGTATTAGAAGGAAAGGTTGATCATGCACTTAATCTTGGTGGTGGTTTACATCACGGGTTCAAACGTAGAGCCTCAGGATTCTGTATTTATAATGATGGTGCAGTTGCGATAAAATACATTAGAGAAAAGTATGACTTAAAAGTGCTATACGTTGATACAGATGCACATCATGGAGACGGTGTTCAATGGGCTTTCTACGAGGATCCCAATGTATGTACATTTTCCATCCACGAAACCGGCCGATACCTTTTCCCTGGAACAGGTAATATTAATGAACGGGGTGTCAAAGAAGGACATGGCTATTCATTTAATCTGCCAATCGATGCTTTTACCGAAGATGAATCGTTCTTACAGCTCTATGAAGCGGCCTTCAGAGAGATTGCTGACTACTTTCAACCTGATATTATCGTGACGCAAAATGGAGCAGATGCGCATTGTTATGATCCATTAACCCATTTATGTGGTACGATGAACATTTATGAGAAGATACCGACACTTGCCCACGAGCTGGCGCACCAATATTGTGGCGGTAAGTGGATTGCCTTAGGTGGAGGCGGTTATGATACATGGCGTGTAGTTCCCCGTGCTTGGGCTCAGGTTTGGAATGTGATGAAGAGTGGCGATCATCTGGTTGGCAGTTTACCAAAAGAATGGATCACTAAATGGCAACCTGAATCTCCCGTTGAATTACCAACAAGCTGGCAAGATAGCAAAAGTATCGTACCAACTATTCCGCGTAAAGAAGAAATCAACGAAAAAAACTATAAAATGCTCCTTAGTACATTGAAATATACAAAAAAAGCGAGAAGGTGA
- a CDS encoding biotin transporter BioY: MNRNKYNLRSMIVCSMFAAVTAVLAQIEIPLPLVPISGQTLAVGLTSTIIGSRLGAIAMMCYAAIGAVGAPVFAGFSGGLHVLLGPTGGYIFGFIIAAYVIGYILEKSSYTVKMAMLANTIGMVIILLCGTLQLKFVLDLSWSVALVSGVYPFIVVGLIKAFLASWIGIVVRKRLDQANVLLTQHRV, from the coding sequence ATGAATAGAAACAAGTATAACTTAAGAAGTATGATCGTTTGCTCCATGTTTGCAGCGGTTACAGCAGTTTTGGCGCAAATTGAAATTCCTTTACCGCTCGTTCCAATTAGTGGACAAACATTAGCGGTTGGGTTAACGTCCACTATAATAGGAAGTAGATTAGGCGCAATCGCGATGATGTGCTATGCCGCTATTGGTGCAGTAGGTGCACCAGTTTTTGCTGGGTTTAGCGGTGGGCTGCACGTTTTGTTAGGTCCAACGGGTGGCTACATTTTCGGATTTATAATTGCTGCATACGTAATAGGCTATATTTTAGAAAAAAGTAGTTATACCGTTAAGATGGCTATGCTAGCGAATACGATTGGTATGGTTATAATTCTTTTATGTGGTACATTGCAACTAAAATTTGTGTTAGATTTAAGTTGGTCTGTAGCGCTTGTATCTGGCGTTTATCCATTTATTGTAGTTGGACTGATAAAAGCATTCCTAGCTAGCTGGATTGGGATTGTTGTTAGAAAAAGGCTAGATCAAGCGAACGTATTGTTAACACAACATCGAGTATAA
- a CDS encoding GNAT family N-acetyltransferase, translating to MNHVKSHQLLTHDTTHGQLTIEGPLPSSELENYHFHEQLTAFRTAPKQFKAVLNIADFPEGRIIIARTEDTIVGYVTYLHPDPLERWSEFNMEDLIELGAIEVIPKYRGSKVASGLLKVSMMDNFMQNYIVISTEYYWHWDLDGTKLSIWDYRKVMEKMMAAGGLLPAPTDDPEIISHPANCLMVKIGENVPEESIRQFDKLRFLQRHQYRKMREGL from the coding sequence ATGAATCATGTGAAATCCCATCAATTATTAACACACGACACTACCCATGGACAACTAACAATTGAGGGGCCACTACCATCATCAGAACTCGAAAATTATCACTTTCATGAACAGTTAACTGCATTTCGTACAGCACCTAAACAATTCAAGGCTGTTCTTAACATCGCAGATTTTCCAGAAGGTCGAATAATCATTGCTCGAACCGAAGATACAATTGTTGGCTATGTCACCTATTTACATCCTGATCCGCTTGAACGATGGTCAGAATTTAACATGGAGGATTTAATTGAGCTAGGAGCAATTGAAGTTATACCTAAATACCGCGGTTCTAAGGTTGCTTCAGGTCTATTAAAAGTGTCTATGATGGATAACTTTATGCAAAATTACATCGTTATTTCAACTGAGTATTATTGGCATTGGGACCTAGACGGAACAAAACTAAGTATATGGGATTACCGAAAAGTTATGGAAAAAATGATGGCTGCTGGAGGCCTTCTTCCTGCACCAACAGATGACCCTGAAATTATCTCTCATCCCGCCAATTGTTTGATGGTAAAAATTGGCGAGAATGTTCCAGAAGAATCGATTAGGCAATTCGATAAACTACGATTTTTACAACGTCATCAGTATCGAAAAATGAGGGAGGGATTATAG
- the tyrS gene encoding tyrosine--tRNA ligase, which produces MTVLQDLEKRGLIHQTTDNEGLAKHLKENQVTLYCGFDPTADSLHIGHLLPVYMLKRFQKAGHRPIALVGGGTGMIGDPSGRSSERSLNEDTIVKGYSEKIKQQLANLLDFDNGENAAVARNNHDWLASMTVIDFLRDAGKHFGINYMLAKESVSARIEQGISFTEFSYMILQSLDYLKLYEQENCTLQIGGSDQWGNITAGMELIRRSRENLEEETKVFGLTVPLITKADGTKFGKTAGGAIWLDPEKTTPYEFYQFWFNADDRDVIKFIQYFTFLEQEEVDTLIDTVENKPEERLAQKRLAEEITRVVHGQEAVDQAQKISASLFSGDLKSLSKQEIEQGFKDVPTYHVNKEDIGLIDLLVEVKISSSKRQAREDISNGAIYINGERNQDLKHTVTKTDRIEDTFTIIRRGKKKYYLISYK; this is translated from the coding sequence ATGACTGTATTACAAGATCTAGAAAAACGCGGTTTGATTCATCAGACCACTGATAATGAAGGATTAGCAAAACATCTAAAAGAAAACCAAGTGACATTGTACTGTGGATTTGATCCAACTGCCGATAGTTTACATATTGGTCACCTTTTACCGGTTTATATGTTAAAAAGATTCCAAAAAGCAGGTCACCGTCCAATAGCATTAGTTGGCGGGGGAACAGGGATGATTGGTGATCCAAGTGGACGCTCATCTGAACGTTCATTAAATGAGGATACTATTGTGAAAGGCTATAGTGAAAAAATTAAACAGCAATTAGCTAACTTACTGGATTTTGATAACGGAGAAAACGCTGCAGTAGCAAGAAACAACCATGATTGGCTAGCGAGTATGACAGTAATAGATTTCCTCCGAGATGCTGGGAAGCATTTTGGTATCAATTACATGCTTGCAAAAGAATCTGTTTCAGCTCGAATTGAGCAAGGAATTTCCTTTACTGAATTTAGTTACATGATTTTACAATCGCTTGATTACCTAAAACTTTACGAGCAGGAAAATTGTACATTGCAAATTGGTGGAAGTGATCAATGGGGGAATATTACTGCTGGAATGGAATTAATTCGTCGTTCACGTGAGAATTTAGAAGAGGAAACAAAAGTATTTGGATTGACTGTTCCTTTGATTACTAAAGCTGATGGAACCAAATTTGGAAAAACGGCTGGTGGGGCTATTTGGCTGGATCCTGAAAAAACGACTCCATATGAATTTTATCAATTTTGGTTTAATGCAGATGATCGTGATGTCATTAAGTTTATCCAGTATTTTACATTTTTGGAGCAAGAAGAAGTCGATACATTGATTGATACCGTAGAAAATAAACCGGAAGAGCGTTTAGCTCAAAAACGTTTGGCGGAAGAGATAACAAGGGTAGTCCATGGACAAGAAGCGGTTGATCAAGCTCAAAAGATTTCCGCATCGTTATTTAGTGGAGATTTAAAATCTCTCTCTAAACAAGAAATTGAGCAAGGATTCAAAGATGTGCCAACATATCACGTAAATAAAGAGGATATTGGTTTAATTGATTTACTTGTTGAAGTGAAAATATCATCATCAAAAAGACAGGCTAGAGAAGATATTAGTAATGGAGCTATTTACATCAATGGCGAAAGAAATCAGGATTTAAAGCATACGGTAACAAAGACTGATCGCATTGAAGATACGTTTACAATTATACGAAGAGGAAAGAAGAAGTATTATTTAATAAGTTATAAATAA
- a CDS encoding acetoin utilization AcuB family protein — protein sequence MLVEEIMNTNVITLPPTATIAEAAKQLQENRIRHIPIIDSKTQVIGIVSDRDVRDASPSIFYQNSKENILQNEIQTIMSHPVITVHPLDFVEEVAGIFYDEEFACVPVVRDNKLVGIVTEKDMLYTLIHITGTNVQSSHIEVKVPHKPGILPEVASVFGKRKANIISVLVYPYKNDPNYKVLVFRIQTMNPTPVIDDLRKAGFELMWPNNITGPKS from the coding sequence GTGCTAGTTGAAGAAATTATGAATACAAATGTGATCACCCTACCACCTACAGCAACAATTGCTGAGGCGGCTAAGCAGTTGCAGGAAAATAGAATTAGGCATATCCCAATTATTGATAGTAAAACACAAGTAATTGGAATTGTTTCGGACCGTGATGTTCGGGATGCAAGTCCATCTATCTTTTATCAGAACTCTAAAGAGAATATTCTACAAAATGAAATTCAAACAATTATGAGTCACCCAGTTATTACCGTACATCCTCTTGATTTTGTTGAAGAAGTTGCTGGTATCTTTTATGATGAGGAATTTGCTTGTGTACCCGTAGTTCGTGATAACAAACTGGTTGGTATAGTGACAGAAAAAGATATGTTATACACGCTCATACACATAACTGGTACAAATGTGCAAAGCTCACATATAGAGGTAAAAGTTCCGCACAAACCTGGAATTCTACCTGAAGTTGCATCTGTCTTTGGTAAACGTAAAGCCAATATTATATCTGTGCTTGTCTATCCATATAAAAATGATCCGAACTATAAGGTTCTAGTCTTTAGAATCCAAACCATGAATCCTACGCCTGTTATTGATGATTTGCGAAAAGCTGGTTTTGAATTAATGTGGCCAAATAATATTACGGGGCCAAAATCATGA
- the motS gene encoding flagellar motor protein MotS, producing the protein MKRRPLKRSKSTGAPKWMVTYSDMITLILVFFILLFSMSQINLVKFEAISESFKNRMIFDFYPSPVPMENPTENTSDLESGKNSNEFENPTQLKNVTDQDDEKIEKEDTLDKLMMDVEQYLDENNLNNVISASRNERGVVLVLQEFILFDSGKAEILSSGEPFLNKIGSLLTKIPNQIKVEGHTDSKPMSSFRYPSNWELSGARASSVVRYLVEEKDFEQSRFLIVGYSDTKPLAPNDSPEGMSKNRRVEIVILENNQDPA; encoded by the coding sequence ATGAAGCGTAGACCATTAAAGCGTTCTAAATCAACTGGTGCTCCAAAATGGATGGTTACGTATTCAGATATGATAACGTTGATTCTTGTTTTTTTCATCTTACTTTTTTCCATGTCCCAAATTAATTTAGTAAAGTTTGAAGCTATTTCAGAGTCATTTAAAAATCGCATGATATTTGACTTTTATCCCTCACCAGTTCCAATGGAAAACCCGACAGAGAATACAAGTGATTTGGAAAGCGGTAAAAACTCAAATGAATTCGAGAATCCTACACAGTTAAAAAATGTTACGGATCAAGACGATGAAAAGATTGAAAAAGAAGATACTTTAGATAAGCTAATGATGGATGTGGAACAATATTTAGATGAAAATAACTTAAATAACGTTATTTCTGCAAGCAGGAATGAACGTGGGGTGGTTTTGGTACTGCAAGAATTTATTCTATTTGACTCCGGTAAAGCGGAGATTCTTTCATCTGGTGAACCTTTTTTAAATAAGATTGGATCATTGTTAACGAAAATACCAAACCAGATAAAAGTGGAAGGTCATACAGATAGTAAACCGATGTCAAGTTTCCGCTACCCCTCTAACTGGGAATTATCAGGAGCGCGAGCAAGTAGTGTGGTTCGTTATTTAGTGGAGGAAAAAGACTTTGAGCAATCCCGATTTTTAATTGTTGGCTATAGTGATACAAAGCCACTTGCCCCAAATGATAGCCCAGAAGGTATGAGCAAGAATAGGCGTGTTGAAATCGTTATACTAGAAAATAATCAGGACCCAGCATAA
- the rpsD gene encoding 30S ribosomal protein S4, whose amino-acid sequence MSRFTGSVWKKSRRLGISLTGTGKELDKRPYAPGQHGPNQRKKISEYGLQQQEKQKLRFMYGLNERQFRNLFVQAGKQKGIHGENFMILLESRLDNLVYRAGLARTRSQARQLVNHGHVTVDGRRVDIPSYRLKPSQVFSLREKSQKLDIVKEAIEVNNFVPDYLSFDADKMEGSYTRYPERTELPAEINEALIVEFYSR is encoded by the coding sequence ATGTCACGTTTTACTGGATCAGTCTGGAAAAAATCACGTCGTCTTGGCATTTCATTAACTGGAACTGGTAAGGAATTAGACAAACGCCCTTACGCTCCTGGTCAACATGGACCAAACCAAAGAAAAAAAATCTCTGAATACGGCTTGCAACAACAAGAGAAGCAAAAACTACGCTTCATGTACGGATTGAACGAACGTCAATTCCGTAATTTATTTGTCCAAGCAGGTAAGCAGAAAGGTATTCATGGTGAAAACTTCATGATTCTACTTGAATCACGTTTAGATAACCTTGTATACCGTGCAGGTCTTGCACGCACACGTAGTCAAGCGCGTCAGCTTGTAAACCACGGCCATGTAACTGTAGATGGCAGACGTGTTGATATTCCATCATACCGTCTAAAACCAAGTCAGGTATTTAGTCTACGTGAAAAGTCACAAAAACTTGACATCGTTAAAGAAGCAATCGAAGTTAATAACTTTGTTCCTGATTATCTATCATTCGATGCAGATAAAATGGAAGGAAGCTATACACGTTACCCAGAACGTACTGAGCTTCCAGCAGAAATTAACGAAGCACTTATCGTTGAGTTCTACTCTCGTTAA